CCGCAGCGCCTCTATTTATAATCCAGGGGAAACTCCTCTTCCCTCCCACGGAAAGCTTGGTTACTCGACTGCATCACCGGAagagacgaggaggaggaggagtgagAGAGAAAAGCAATAGCGATCGACTCTCCCAAACGACGATCTTGGCCATGGCGTTATATTTCGGCGACACTACTACGTACGTCAGTGCTTTGCTCAAGGGGAGAAATTTGGGAGCGTCAGCAAGGCCACTGGCCCCTGTGGAAGTCCACCTTCACGTCTACGAGTACATCGATGGAGGTCAAAGGTTGGCCTGCCGGCCCGAGTTCACTGATTTTTCCATGTATCTCGGCCACTTGGTGGATCTACGAGATCTTCGTCACATGATTCCTGAAATCCTTTTCCATACTTTCTACAACGATCTGGACACTCGGCGGTTCTGGGAGGAGAAGCTCATCGACTACGCTGCCGACGTAGGCCTAATCGCTTTTAATGCTGGCGTCCAAGAGCTGGAGCTAACCGTTGAGATACATATCCGCAACCTGGCTCGGCGGCTGCTCGAGGTGGAGCAGGAGATGGTTGAGCTGGCGATAAATGCTTCTGATGAAGAAATTGGACGTGGGGACTTTGGTGGCACGCCGGCGTCGGAGGCATCGATCAGGGAGCTGGAGGTGGTGAAGTACGATGGTGTTGGAGGTGAGTTTGAAGACAACGGGTGCTCGATTTGCTTGGAGGAGTTTGAGCTGGAGATGGAAGTGACGCGAATGCCTTGCAAGCATGTCTTCCATGGTGGCTGCCTCACCCAGTGGCTCGAGAAAAGTCATCTTTGCCCTCTCTGCCGTCAGGAGATACCCATCTAGTGCGAGCGTAGTTGGAAGGAGCTGATCTAAATTCTTTGTCGTCTATTGTTTTATTCGAAGGATTGGAGGTTTTGTGTGCTAGATATGGCTGGGCTTGGATTTCGATTACACGGTAGCTTTAATGTCTAGTTGATAAGGATAAAATATGACTCTGTTATCAAATTTTTGGTTATTTTGATTGAATGGTTTCCATGTTTAATAGATATCAGAAGATTTATCCATTCTTTTTCAATGGTTGTCTCTCATACGCATATCTCCCTGCAGATGGCAAACTGGGACTTAGAACATATATTTTGCGACTACAGGGAGGAATCTCTTGCTTTCTTGCTTTTGAATCAGCGACAGTTTCATTTATAAAATGAAGCTGAAGGTTGTATGcagcttttttttgtttattttctccAGCAGTTCTTGATGTTGCAGAATCTATACATCTTTGTTGCTTGTGGGTAAGTGGACTTCCAATATGTCATAACTCTTTTTTAGTATATATTGGTGGATTATATGGTTGCGTCAAAGTTCTTTATCTTTAGTGCAGTTTGCTTTTTAATTACGTTTTGTGGAAGAGGAAAGATACTATAAATTCAGTAAAAAAGCctttttttaatagaaaaatTAGCATTCGGTAAGGAACAATATTTACAAAAGCAACAACATTCAAGTGCAACTTGATCATGCACTTTTACACGCATAACATGTCTACTGAATACTGTAGAACAACTTAACCACCAACACATTCCGAAGATTCGGAGGCTTCAAAGTCACCACAATCCTCAATAACTTCCCCTGTCCTTCCTACATTGCTTGAAGCTGAACCCTCAATAAGCCCTGGCAATTGCATCTCTTGCAATGGAGCCTTCCTCTTGCTGCTCTGCTCACGCTATCTCTTCATGATTTTAGGCACATCATCAAAGAGCTCCCCATCCTTTTTGTAGGTATCCATCATATCCTAACCAGCAATACTAATCAGAAGCATAATGTACATGTAAAGTGAAGTCCACACATAGAACGACCACTTCCAATTGTAAACCAATTCTTTTCCCCATGGGAGCTGAGAGGTCATGAAGATCTCTGCTGCATATAGTTGTGGTAGATCAGTTGTCCCAGCCCTCGGTTTTAACCTCACTCTAATTGCCTCAGTTCTCCGACCGGTTTCCTTATATCTCAGTACTTCCATGGTTACTTTCTGGCTCTCGGTGCATATCCCCATTAAAAGAGGGATTCCCATTAGACACGTCCGCATCAATCGAACAGGTAGGCTTCGGAACCTTAGCATGCATGGCTGGCTTGATGTTGTTATAGTGTCTCCATTAGGTGCAATAGCCTCTGCGGTTACCTGTCAAGGGATCCACAGTAATGGTGCGAGTATATATATAGAGGTTAATCAATTTACGAAGATAAAGTAAACTTAGTTTAAATACCTCAAAATAATCAATTTAAGTTGAAATCAATTCGTTATACCAAGTTGAAATGTAATTGGTTATCCGACAACACTAACACTAGGAACTGTTTTTTTATGCTTAATGCAAAGGAAAATTAAATGGAAGTGTTGGAAACAAACAAGCAATTGCTTTTTACGTGGTACCCAGGTAAATTGATAGATTGCTCCATAAGGGAGGAAACAACATCAAGTTGCATAATGTGCAAAGTCTTTGTTTTGCATAGAAAGTCATAGGGGAGAAGAAGGGTGGATGTTTGATCATCCCTCCCATAGGAAGGCAAACAATGGCCTACGCGCCCAGAGGGAAGTGACAAGAAGATTGAATGATTGAAATCTTGAACACCAATTATTAAATGAAAAGAGGCTGGGTAGATGGTTGTGATCTTGGAAATAGAAGAGGATTAGAAATTCAATCCTCTTctgttttgttttctgattttctgcAGCTATGTATTTAGGGGAGGTTTTGGTTATAGGGTTTTAGACTTGCTTGATTGTACCACACCGTCTAAAGGGAGGTGGAGACTTGCTTGGATTAGTCATAATTTGTTTTGGGATGCTGGGTTTATCTCTTTTGGTTTCTTATTTACATTTCTTAAATAGAAACAGAGTGGAATTTTATCCTGTTCCCAACAGGACCGAGACAAACAATTAATAAGAGAAAGGTAGTGGATTAGATGGTTCTTAGAAAATAATGCTGGTGATATCATGATGATAGAGAGTTATCGGTAAGGTTAAGCTTTTGTTTTCAAGTAGTTCACAGTTGTATGCTTAACAAGATGAGTCTTTGAAATGAGCCAATTGCTTGCCCAGGGAGGATAGAACCAATGGTGAATGGAgcacttaaaatttaaaaaaaaattatagaactTCAATCATCATGCAGAAAACCatcaaataaaaatgaaattgtggtttttcacttcttcctttcttatATTGACTTGATCTTTTCTCAGTTTGAGAGCTATTTTAAGCATTTTGGTGAGAATTCTTGTTGCTTTACAATAACCCCGAcacagagatgaacttcttgtcATCATATATACTTTGATGTCTCTGTTTTAATATGTTTTCACCACATTGCCACTAGGGCAAACCCAAGGGTGAGTAAAATAATGTGCACAGTCACTGCAGCGACAttagagaggagaagaaaaaaagaaagaaaagacaagaaaagaagaagggagaaaCAAATCAAGCACGCGTGCACCAAAAAAACAGAGCAGTTCACAGTAGGAGACCATGATCACACGTCCATCATTCTGGAACAGTTCAATCAAAGACAAAATTTCGGAccttggaagaaggaagaggaattGGATCGGAAACTTTCGACTTTGAAACATTCATACAGCTAAAAATCAATAGAATCAACCAAAATATAAACTGCAGCGTCATTAACTATAAAAGCATTCAATCTATTCTCAGAACATAGTATTTAATCGAGTAAGAACAAGGAAGAGACCTGCGAAaatccaaaaatcaagaattcgTGGAATATTATTACAAGTGAATGGTTCTgtcctaaataaaataaaataaaaggagtAATGATTTAATTCACCTGAAACACACCAATCCGGCGATTATAATCGGACTTGGGCATGATGAGAACGAGCGAGACCCGGGCGGTACGGCCGGCGGGCACCGGCCTCCCCCTCCGCTTGGCGCCGCCAAGCGCGGCAACGGTGCTCGGGTGGGCCTCGGTATAGTTGAAGTGGAGCGGACGCCGCACGGATACGGGCTCCCCGACCCACAGCCGGACCAGGCCGGCGAATGTGACGGCGACAAAGACCACGGCGTTAAGTTGAGTCCAAATAAATTATTGTCAAGCCAATATTGAGCTGCCCATGAGCGGCTCAAATCTTTCATAGGCCCATCTTCGGTGAGCATCGATGATAACACCACTGATCATAAGCATTGACACATCGACTGTAACAAACAACTCAAGGTCTAGATCATCGGTAAGGGATACGTACTAGTATCTTTTTAACTCCAAATGATGATTATCATGATATAAAGTATAAACACGAGCAAAATCTAAAAATTAGCAAACTTTTTCCTTAGCAACCGCACTTTATATTAAAagcaataaagaaagaaagaagctcCCGAAGCTCACAAATTGTAAATCTAGAAGGTTGACACGGTTGCTATGAATTTTTCATATGTCACTTTGGATAATTTAGCAAGCATGGAGAACTGCACACACATCAAGAAGTCACAAGGACATGttatgtaacaactcaggacctcacccaaaatggctagccggaagttactatttgggttccttgattctgtataaatatccaagatctacccagcgaataaccgatgtgggactaaacacacgcccgcacgggtcctcacatactctccccgTTCAAGTtccgacgtcctcgtcaggctaagggttcaaattcattcaaatctaatcacaaacaccacgatcggctcatggttagccccaatggatccgtgctacaGTATCCCCTAGTCTacatagattatgggccgggtccgctctaataccatttgtaacaacccaggacctcgcccacaatggctagctggaagttactatttggattccttgatcctgtataaatacccaagatctatctagcgaataaccgatatgggactgaacacacgcccgcacgggtcctcacatgttATGTCCTAGGGCGCAAGTCCATCTAATCCATCAATTTCTACTCGGACAATCAGAACTAAGTAAAGAACATCTACCATGGCTTACCTTAAACCAAATTATTTTGCATTTTTGTGTCACAACCGTGCAAGGCAACAGGTCAATTACTCAGGTCCCCCCCTAGTCCAATATTGTGAAGAGAGGACACCGACGGAAACCATGAAGTCATGATCAATCCCGGAGACGGATTTGGAGGGGAGGGAATGAAAAGATGGCGAGCGGCTTGTTAGTCTATTGATTCTTTTGAATAATTTGCAGGACAAgataaatagaagaaaaaaaaaatcgttacGATAACTTAAAACTAAATTTAGTTTCAAGTCTAACTTGATAAATATCGAATTCAGTACAAGCTATTCTCGATAGCTAGACCTGTTCGAGGAGATCCGGGCGAAACGTCCCACCATAACGAAGACGGAGCTTGCAGAGCGGCCACATAGCCAAGATATAGGTGAGGAAGGGAAGGGCACAACACGGCAAAGAAATAAGGATAGCAAGCCACAAGTTTCCTGGTGCAAGCACTGCGAACATCGCGGATGCAAATGCCACAGACATGGCCGCAATTGCACACCACAACAGCTTCCTTGTGGATGCTCTGTAGTGGAGCAAGAAGTCGATGTCTTCCCATCCTGCAaatatacaaagaaaagaaacggCGAGTGAGGCGACCATAGCAATGGTGTCCGATATCAAGAACGCCTTAAAGGCTGCTTTCTTTGCTAGAATTGGCAAGCCTTCGTCAGGGCCCTCGTCGCTGCTAAACCCTCCAGGCATCGTGAAGGCCGCGGCGAAGGTGACCGTGGCAATGAGGATGGCCGTCAACGAGGTGTTCTGGGTGTATCTTTGAGTTAGCGATTGGATCTGACAGATTGCTTCCCGGGCTATTCTTTTTTCGGCCGTATGCCATATGTCACCTGTAGCCAGGCCGGGGATGGTGGCATGAAGCAACAGCGTATACGCCTCATTCTGCATGGCGTTGCGATATGCTTAATCCAGTCAGTCGTAATTCGGAGGATCATAATTAAGAAAACAGACCCAAGGAGTTACCCATTTCAAAGTTTTTGCAGGTTCCACTCGATCAAAGAAGATGTCGAGAGCACTAAATCTCCCCTTCAAGGCCGCACGGTCCACCCTTTCATTAGCCAACAAAGCTCGAAGTATTTCCGGATTGCAAGTCTCCGCAGCCAAATGCAAGGGAGTGCTCCCGTCGTCATCTGGCTGGTTGAGCAATCCATGAAGCGCAGGTGTCTTTAGGATGTACTTAACAAAATCCACCTGCCCTTCAAGTATCGCCGCATGAAGCGCATTCCGGCCCTGTCTATCAACTAAAAAACCAGAGTCTGGGCAGTGGCGAATGAGCTCTTCGGCTATGCGTACATAGCCTAGCCGAGCAGCATAATGAAAGGCCGAGAACTGTTGATTCATCACGTATGCAAGAGAGGGATCAAACCTTAGATGCAACCGCAACATCTCCAGTTTATTGCCCACTGCTGCGTGAACGAGTGCGATAGTCCCATGGTCGTTCTGAGCTTTGGCGAGCTCTGGCCTCTCTCTCAACAATGTTTCCACTATGCCTACCAGTAAagattaaaacaaaacaaaatcagGAATGCATGCAGTACTCtcggggaaaaaaagaaataggaacGCACTGGTGCTAAGACATGAAATGCGTGCAGAAGATTTAGTTTGTCGAAGTGGCTTCTGCAGAGAATTAATAGATGTCAAAAAAATAGTCAACTGATATAGAAGGAATAGAAGTAATAGAGAAATTACTTGAATGCTCGGAAATAGTAGCAGCATGCAGAGCAGTGTGGCCATAGTAGCCTCCATGATTAGATGAAGGAATTTGCACCAATGCTGTGACAGCATCAGCTAAACCTCTATAGGCTGCAATGTACATTGGCGACTCATGGTTGCTGTCAATCAATTCTGACTGCTTGGGCTCCGCCTGCAGCAGCTCCAGCGCTAAGCTGCTGTGGCCATGCCGCAAGGCATGGTGCAGAGCAGTGTTTCCCTTCTTATCCGTTGTCATCATCATCTGTTTTAGAGGGTCGCCTCCCTCTATATCGCCGCCACTACGAAGCACCTGCGTTGCAACCTGAATAAAAAAAGTGGCCATAGAGTGATGACCAGCCATAGCAGCGATGTGCAATGGAGTCTCTCCATTTGAGTTTGTGGCCAAAAGGAGGGGTGGGCTGCTCAGACAGAGCTCTTTTGCAAATTGCTCGTGCTCATATATCACCGCAAAGTGAAGGGCTGTGTTATTTAGTGGAGTTTTGCCAAGAAGGATTTTGGGACTTTCTCTAACCAACTGATTAAGGACGGCAACATTGCCGGACACCGCTGCATCGAGCAATCTGGTATCCATGTGTTGTGTATGCCTAATTGTTGCTCTAAGTATGGCTACCGGGTAGTATTAATAATAATACAGAGAACTTGATTCTAAATAATTGAGTTGACTCCAAGGgtatatttttaatatctttttatttttcaactAGGCATTTGTTATTTTACGCAGCTTCAAAATATTCACTTTCCATTTTGACTGCTAAGTTTGGACATCTCCTATCTCATTTCCCAATTTGTTAATACCAATTATTTAACGCTAATCATTagacaatttattttttaaacctAAATGATCTGGGTCCAACAACTACAACGCACAATTATTGCCACATAAATATATCTATTTGCAAATAATTTACATTAAAGCGGGTTGCCATTACTCTAGCAGCTGATCTACTCTACCTTCGCCCGACGGACTGAAGAGATGCATAGATGTCCAGCTGGGGCCCGCAACGAAGGAGAGCGGGAAGTTTCGTGGGGGCCACACCACCAACGTGTACCGCACGTTTTGCGATCTCGCCGTAAGAAACACGGCCTCTCGAGGGGGGTTTCCTGAAAGGTGGGCACGGGGGAGACCTTGACCCCAGCTGTGAGTGGTGCCACTTGTCACCGTAAGAAACACAGTCCCTTTTGTTTGTCGTTTATATAACGTGGGGTGGGTTATTTTACGGAGACCTTGACCTCCTCTCGTGGCCCGAGTCTTCCTACGTTGCGACCACGGGGCCAGCGGTCGAGTGGTGCCGCTTTCATTAGGTAGGGGTGGGTTATTTTACGGAGACCTTGACCTCCTCTTTGTTGCTACCGCGGGGCCAGCGGTCGAGTACGCTGTGGGCATCTTCCGAGCTCTTCCGATGCCGGGCCTTCACGGCCTGTCCTGTCGAGCTAATGTCACTAAAGAGAGGGCATCTTCAGTAAGTATTATAATATTTGAGGGCCAAGTTGTAACATTGAAAACAACAAAAGATTGACCCGTTAGTTTAAAATTGAATGGCCGTGATCTGTGAAACAGGGATGCAGCTCAGTGGTGAAGCGTTTATGGGACCTAACCAACTTTGTCTCCACAAAATTTTGAGGGAAGTTTCTCACTTTTCCCATCTTTACCTTAAAAAAGAAAGGTTTATGGGAACCTCGTCCTCGAGGACATCTCGGACAGGTTTATATGCATGCATAAATTTTTTGTTCATAAACAATTACGATCTTTGAATTTTACTAAAATATTCTAATCATCTAGCtaacttttcattaaaaaaaataaacatgatgaaaaataaaatagaaagaaaatcaCCATTAAGTTATAGTTATAATCGCTAAATCTTTTCAGCTCTATGTTGCTTGTCCTACATTATGTACGGGCACGAGTCTACAATTTATTTGTATGTTTAGAAAAGCATTGCCACATTTCAATATATAAATCGAAATTGAGCTACAATTTCAGTCTTCTATTTTGGAGTTCTTCATTCTGCATTATACGTGGTTCTATGCTAGGTTCAATCTGTAGAGAGCATAGCAACAAAATAATTATAGTAATTTTTAATCAggagataataaaaaaaatttatccgTCCAACTACTCGGATAATATTGCAGTGGTATGGACGGTGATATTTAGATTAGTATTTGTATCTTGATCCCAGCATGATCCAAAAGCTAATGTAGAATGGTCTGAACACCATCAGTGGGGTATGGAGCATGGCATAGGATGCTGAAAGCTTAAAAAAGAAATGTTGAAGAATTGTAGCCAAATCCATCTTAGCTTCCGCGCTTTGAATTTTCGATGCCTTGGAAACTGCTTCAGAAACATCTCGAGATTGAATTAGACGGTATTTTCAACCCAAAAATTCCACATCATGGTGTATAAAAGTACAGATAACATAAGCTGCACTTCGGTGAAAGGTAAGACTTCCTGGTTTTATTTCCTTGTAAACTTTTTGTATAAACATAATCTTCCGGTATATAATCTAAGAATCTCGTAAAGAACCATGGtcacttgtaaaacaaatttgaaaaataacatGAGTTTTGATAAAAAAACAAACTGTGATAACAATTAAAGGAAAACTACCCCGAGGTAACGATAGTTTCACCATGTGAGATACCGCGAGGCTAAGCTAACGACGTTATAAGCTAATGGAGAGATTCATTTATTAGTAGAGTTGGAAATGGGCTTAAGCTGGCCCAAGAACCATCAAGTAGACCCTAAATCCACAGGATAATGTAATCTATTTTTCTATTGCAGTCTATTATTTCAGAAAACCAAGAATGaggatctcaaaaaaaaatttccattGCACCGATTTTTCTTCACCTTCTCTTTTGTTGCATTACTCACTCTTTCTACGGGCTTACAAAGATATTGGCAGATGACTTATTGAAATCTAAATAATTGTTGGTTTGGATATTTGATCTACATGTCCATCTTGTACATAAGCTAAAAAACTATAGAGAGATagaaccacacttataccctacgGAGTGGGCTAGAATACAACACTCATATTCTGTGGAGTGAGGCAGAATACCGCATTTATATCCTGCGGTGGGCCAGAATCAATAATAGGCAgagtgccaatgcataacccccaacTGACAGGGTTCAGAACATAGTTTGATTGAGAGTTCAAAACTGATATacatctaattttttttaataaaataatagatgtatcataatccaattaaaatatgcatatacgacgtaagaaaaatagtaaataattTAACAATAGCCCAAAAATATTACTCTAATTTAcgcatattttttttcttcaaatcaCCACCCCGTAAAGAATGGCTACGGGCATCTTGCAAGTCATATCTTTTTCGCAAACAGGAACAGGCATAACACCAGTTTCTTGAGCAAGATTACAACTGTCATGCCATTAGAAGAAAAATGAGATtgtattatatattaattatttgtgAGCGAAGAAGCAATTCTATGATGAGACGATACATACATTAGTTTTCTCGTGGAATTTCACAGAAACAAGGATGCTGAAACTATTAGAGTGATTGCAGATATGAGCTGGATGGGATTTTCCCAACAGCCTCGATTataacaagattttttttttagatgatAGACCATCCTCAGGTAGGCTAAATTTGATTTGGATTATCAGAAATTTGACTGGTCAGATACAGTTGACTGCTAGGGATACCGTCAGAATTCTGTGGTCTTTGTTAGGCCTTTGAGAAAGTATCAAATGGCTGCACAAGCATTCTGGGACCAAGTCTATCTGGGTGGAAAGTAAATAAAATTGTTAATGAAAGAACCAGAGAATCATCAGCTATGAGGGATGGGAGATTTTCCCTTGAAACACAATAtcctctctcctcccttctacAGTTTAGATTATGCCATATGTACCAAAAGGCCTGTCAACCAGCTAACTTTGCTAGTGGCTGTAGCCTTACAGTGCAGCCAGCCTACAAGTGCCCTCTGCAGCTAGATAGGAAATCTAAGAAATGACAGCATAACAGAATGGTAATACGAAGTATGTAAACCAAAAACTCATCTAGACAACTTGATTTGGTCCTACACTTAATATATTACCCATCACCAAAAAATTTACCTAAATCGGAAAcattttattagggataaaATGCAAATAATGATGACAGAACATTAGGCTGTCTTATCTGAAAACTTAAGGTGCGGAGGTTGAACAGTATTCCTTCAACAGCATAGACCAGCAACAGGG
This portion of the Phoenix dactylifera cultivar Barhee BC4 chromosome 11, palm_55x_up_171113_PBpolish2nd_filt_p, whole genome shotgun sequence genome encodes:
- the LOC120112526 gene encoding E3 ubiquitin-protein ligase ZNRF3-like codes for the protein MALYFGDTTTYVSALLKGRNLGASARPLAPVEVHLHVYEYIDGGQRLACRPEFTDFSMYLGHLVDLRDLRHMIPEILFHTFYNDLDTRRFWEEKLIDYAADVGLIAFNAGVQELELTVEIHIRNLARRLLEVEQEMVELAINASDEEIGRGDFGGTPASEASIRELEVVKYDGVGGEFEDNGCSICLEEFELEMEVTRMPCKHVFHGGCLTQWLEKSHLCPLCRQEIPI
- the LOC120112527 gene encoding seipin-1-like, which gives rise to NAVVFVAVTFAGLVRLWVGEPVSVRRPLHFNYTEAHPSTVAALGGAKRRGRPVPAGRTARVSLVLIMPKSDYNRRIGVFQVTAEAIAPNGDTITTSSQPCMLRFRSLPVRLMRTCLMGIPLLMGICTESQKVTMEVLRYKETGRRTEAIRVRLKPRAGTTDLPQLYAAEIFMTSQLPWGKELVYNWKWSFYVWTSLYMYIMLLISIAG
- the LOC120112384 gene encoding protein ACCELERATED CELL DEATH 6-like isoform X1, which produces MDTRLLDAAVSGNVAVLNQLVRESPKILLGKTPLNNTALHFAVIYEHEQFAKELCLSSPPLLLATNSNGETPLHIAAMAGHHSMATFFIQVATQVLRSGGDIEGGDPLKQMMMTTDKKGNTALHHALRHGHSSLALELLQAEPKQSELIDSNHESPMYIAAYRGLADAVTALVQIPSSNHGGYYGHTALHAATISEHSSIVETLLRERPELAKAQNDHGTIALVHAAVGNKLEMLRLHLRFDPSLAYVMNQQFSAFHYAARLGYVRIAEELIRHCPDSGFLVDRQGRNALHAAILEGQVDFVKYILKTPALHGLLNQPDDDGSTPLHLAAETCNPEILRALLANERVDRAALKGRFSALDIFFDRVEPAKTLKWNEAYTLLLHATIPGLATGDIWHTAEKRIAREAICQIQSLTQRYTQNTSLTAILIATVTFAAAFTMPGGFSSDEGPDEGLPILAKKAAFKAFLISDTIAMVASLAVSFLCIFAGWEDIDFLLHYRASTRKLLWCAIAAMSVAFASAMFAVLAPGNLWLAILISLPCCALPFLTYILAMWPLCKLRLRYGGTFRPDLLEQV
- the LOC120112384 gene encoding ankyrin repeat-containing protein At2g01680-like isoform X2, translating into MLLLFPSIQKPLRQTKSSARISCLSTSIVETLLRERPELAKAQNDHGTIALVHAAVGNKLEMLRLHLRFDPSLAYVMNQQFSAFHYAARLGYVRIAEELIRHCPDSGFLVDRQGRNALHAAILEGQVDFVKYILKTPALHGLLNQPDDDGSTPLHLAAETCNPEILRALLANERVDRAALKGRFSALDIFFDRVEPAKTLKWNEAYTLLLHATIPGLATGDIWHTAEKRIAREAICQIQSLTQRYTQNTSLTAILIATVTFAAAFTMPGGFSSDEGPDEGLPILAKKAAFKAFLISDTIAMVASLAVSFLCIFAGWEDIDFLLHYRASTRKLLWCAIAAMSVAFASAMFAVLAPGNLWLAILISLPCCALPFLTYILAMWPLCKLRLRYGGTFRPDLLEQV